The stretch of DNA CCCGAAGGGCGGTATACACAAGAAGTTTACTGATGCCCTTAAGCACGAGCCCATAGACTCTAAGCCCGAGATAAACCCGCACGAGGATGTAGCCGCCTTAATGTACACAGGCGGCACCACTGGCACCCCTAAAGGCGCTATGCTGACGCACAGGAACCTGCTGGCAAACGTCCTACAGATAGACGCCTGGTTCAAGAGGGGTGTAAGGGGTAAAGACGTTTTCGTGGGAGCTCTTCCATGGTTCCACATCTACGGCCTTACTGCAGTCCTAAACAGCGGGGTCCAAAAGGCTGCTACGATAATCGTCTATGCAAGGCCGAATATCGAGGAGATAATGAGGGATATTGAGAGGTATAAGGCCACGGTCTTCCACGGGGTGCCCACACTATACAGGATGATTATAAACCACCCCAAAGTTGAGAAGTTCAACCTAAGAAGCCTAGAGGTGTGTATAAGCGGCGCCGAGCCTCTCCCCAAGGCTGTAGCAGAAAGGTTTATGGAGATTACCGGGGCAAAGCTGAGGGAGGGCTACGGCCTGACAGAGACCAGTCCCGTGACTCACGTGAACCCCATAATGGGCGAGGCCCGCTACGGCAGCATAGGCATCCCGGTACCATCAACCGTAGCGGCGGTTGCCGATCCAGAGTCCCCCGCAATTCTCGAGCCCGGGCAGGTGGGGGAGCTCGTGGTATCGGGCCCTCAGGTTATGAAGGGCTACTACAACAGGCCTGAGGAGAACGAGAAGGTTTTCTTCGAGTGCTGCGGGCTGAGGTGGCTGCGCACGGGCGATATGGCGCGCATGGATGAGGACGGCTATTTCTACATAGTTGACAGGAAGAAGGACATAATCAAGTACAAGGGTTACAGCGTCTTCCCGAGGGAGATAGAAGAGGTTCTATACCGCCACGAGTGCGTGAGGGAGGCTGCAGTCATTGGAGTCCCACACCCCGAGTATAACGAGGTGCCGAAGGCCTTCGTCGCCCTAAGGGACGAGTGTAAGGGCAAGGTAAAGCCCGAGGATATAATAGAGTTCGCCAGGAAGCATCTTGCACCGTACAAGGTGCCTAAGGAGGTTGAGATAAGGGAGGACCTCCCAAAGAGCGGGGTAGGCAAGATACTTAGAAGAGTTCTAAGGGAGGAGGAGCTGAAAAAGAGGGGGCAGGCTTGAGAGGGTCAAAACAACACTAGCAACCACAGCCGTGCCCATGCCCGTGGTGGCCGTGGTGCTCATGATGCTCATGGTGTTCGTGGCCAGGCATGCCCTGAGGGCCGTGGGTTAAGTAGTACTCGGGGTTCTTCTCAAAGGCCGTTTTACACTGGGGGCTGCAGAAATAGTATATCTTCCCCTTATACACTGTTTTGTACATCGCGGAAGAAGTTTCTACCTCCATCCCACAGACGGGATCCACAGCTTTAGCCATAACATCATACACCTATCTCATACCCTTGACATCCGAGGCTTTTAACACGTATATGGAGGCGCGGGTAGGCTAGTCAGTATCGTTGTAGAAAGTGAGGTGATTTCTAGCCGGGCAACTAACCGCCAACAGCAATCTCTTCCAGCTTGAGTAGAGCCTCCTCGGCGGTGCTGGCATATGCTCTCCTTACACCCGCACTACTTGCTATAAACTCTAGGGCCCTAGGATCCTTAAGACCGTGGCCTGTGAGTATCAGCACCACGCTTGAGCCAGAAGCTATGATGCCCTGGTTCCTCAGCTTTATGAGGCCTGCAAGGCTGGCTGCACTGGCAGGCTCTACCAGCATCCCCTCGTTCTCAGCGAGCGTGGCCGCCGCCTTTAGGATCTCGGCGTCGCTGACAGATATTATTAAACCGTCCGACTCCCTAACCGCTGCCAGGGCTTTCGCAGCGTTGACTGGATTGCCTATCCTTATGGCCGAGGCTATGGTGCTCGGGTTTCTAACCCTCTCCACAGAGTCCATCTTCTCAACCCAAGCCCTGTACAGGGGGGAGGCGCCCTCAGCCTGGACCCCCACCATCCTAGGCCTCATGCTGGGAAGGCCTAGGAGGCCGGCCTCTTTGAACCCTTTCCATATTGCAGATATGTTACCCGCATTACCCACAGGCACCACCACATGGTCCACTCTGTCCACATCCTCTAGAATCTCGAAGGCAATGGTCTTCTGCCCCTCAAGCCTGTAGGGGTTTATGCTGTTGAGTGAGTACGCGAGCCCCTTCTCCGCAGCGGCCCTGGCAGCGTCGAGAGCATCGTCGAAGCTGCCCTCAACCTCAAGAACCCAAGCCCCAAGGGCGGCTATCTGGGAGAGCTTGCCCGAGGCTATACCCCCCTTCGGAATCAGTATAACCGGATTAAGCCCTGCTCTCCTAGCGTATGCTGCCATGCTAGCCGCAGTGTTACCCGTGCTTGCCGCTACTACAAGTCGGTAGCTGAAGGACGAGGCGATGCTGACACCAACAGTCATACCCCTATCCTTAAAGCTGCCAGTAGGGTTTAGGAACTCGAGTTTCCCATAGACTTCAACCCCCATAGCCCTAGAAAGGTTCTCCAGCTTGACCAGCGGCGTAGAACCCTCCCCCATGGTCACGATCCTGCGTGGCCTCGGCAGGAGGTCCCTATACCTCCACACCCCCCTGCCCCTGGGCGATCCTCCGTCAATGTAGAAGGGCTCCAGAAGCCCCCCGCACTTAGGGCAGGTGAATAGACGAGGGGAGGACGGATATTTGGAGCCGCAGGCCACGCATCTTAAACCGCTAGGACCCTCTACAACCTCGTCAATAGTCTCATCCCCACTATAGCCGAGAAGGATAGTGGGGAGGAGGCTATATATAAGAGGAGCGGGCTCGAAACCCTCTCTACACTAGCCGATAGCCCACCTCCCGGTGATACACGCTCCCGGGTAGTACCTACTGTAGACGCCTATTATAAGTCGGCTCTCCACACATTAATTCTCGGGGGGTGTCCCCTTCCAGGCCAAACGGTGCACCGGTGTATTAGAAGACGGTGATTACGAGGTATGAGCAGCAGTAGTAATGTCGACCCGGTATCCCAGGCTTTCAAAGAGGTTCTCGAGGAGATCTACTGGCAGGAGAGCCTTGAAGAGGCTGAAAAGAGGCTTGAAGAGTTCATAGCGTCTATGGACGAGGACCTCAGGGAGCTTCTACTCGAAAAGAGGAGAGAGTACTGTAGCAACCCTGAGGCCGTTGTATCGATACTAAGCCTGGAGGCGCTTCTATCCTCTGAGGATTTGAAGGATGTTGAGCAGGAGTATAAGCAGGCTATGATAGCGAAGGCCATGATAAACGCTGCATTCCTTATCCAATGCACGCCAACGTGGAGCGAGCTAACCCCCGATGAGAAGGCGTGGGTGCTGGCGCCGCTCTACAAGGCCAGCTACGGCATAGAGTTGGCTCTCAAGGGCGATGCCATAGACAAGCTACATCTAAACCACGCCCTAGAGATGCTTGAAATCGCTCTTGCTAGGGCAGAGATGCTTGGTCTCGTGGAGGAGATGAGGGAGCATATCGAAATGATGGCCGAAAGACTCTTCGAGGAGAGTGGAAGCCCACACTCTGGGCCATAGCTCCGCGTATCGGAATGGCCGAATACACGCTTATCACGGGCCTCATCTACAAGACCCCCATACACCTGTGCCAAAACCTCGTTCCAAAGAATAGGTTTGTCCTATGGTTGTGCTAGGGAGTGTTGTAGAGACATTTCTATTCTAGGCAGGACCATTCATCCCAGACTGAACCCTTGAGGGCATGATGTGGTAGTGTGGAGGTGGTCCGGGGGCGGGGGACCCTAATGGTCCCGCCGCGGGGATTCGAACCCCGGACCACCCGGTGTCTGCGGGGAGACACCGGGTTACGCCGCCCGCGTCCCACTACAGCCGGGCGCTCTGCCGCTGAGCTACGGCGGGACCACTATTCTAAACCAATTTCTGGAACCTATAAGGTTTGAAGCCGTCCACTCTACTGTAACGTGTCCCCCTGGTAGGCATGTAATAGCTTTCCCCCGCCAAATATCCTGGATGGGCGATGAGGATAGGCGGGCTTTTCTGAGACGTGTGATGAGTGCGGTCGTATCCGAGTCCGGCCGGTTTGTTTAAACTTCCGGATGGACAGTTACTTCTACATGGGTATAATGTGGGGTGGAATGTG from Aeropyrum pernix K1 encodes:
- the thrC gene encoding threonine synthase, translating into MWRYRDLLPRPRRIVTMGEGSTPLVKLENLSRAMGVEVYGKLEFLNPTGSFKDRGMTVGVSIASSFSYRLVVAASTGNTAASMAAYARRAGLNPVILIPKGGIASGKLSQIAALGAWVLEVEGSFDDALDAARAAAEKGLAYSLNSINPYRLEGQKTIAFEILEDVDRVDHVVVPVGNAGNISAIWKGFKEAGLLGLPSMRPRMVGVQAEGASPLYRAWVEKMDSVERVRNPSTIASAIRIGNPVNAAKALAAVRESDGLIISVSDAEILKAAATLAENEGMLVEPASAASLAGLIKLRNQGIIASGSSVVLILTGHGLKDPRALEFIASSAGVRRAYASTAEEALLKLEEIAVGG
- a CDS encoding YHS domain-containing protein codes for the protein MAKAVDPVCGMEVETSSAMYKTVYKGKIYYFCSPQCKTAFEKNPEYYLTHGPQGMPGHEHHEHHEHHGHHGHGHGCGC